One genomic segment of Acidobacteriota bacterium includes these proteins:
- a CDS encoding methyltransferase domain-containing protein: protein MPPRDLEAEFGQIDIYLFDQLLRGRIRAGSRVVDAGCGFGRNLVYLLQAGYEVFGADADPDPVAAVRDLAARLAPRLPGDNFRVEAVEAMTFPDGFADVVVSSAVLHFARDEAQFTAMLDGSWRVLKPGGMFFCRLASLIGIERRARPLGGRRYLLPDGTERYLVDEAMLLELTDGLGGDLLDPLKTTVVQDQRAMTTWVVRKRTVAPR, encoded by the coding sequence CGTGACCTCGAGGCCGAGTTCGGCCAGATCGACATCTACCTCTTCGACCAACTGCTGCGCGGGCGCATCCGTGCGGGCTCGCGCGTGGTCGACGCGGGGTGCGGCTTCGGGCGGAACCTCGTCTACCTGCTCCAGGCCGGGTACGAGGTCTTCGGCGCCGATGCCGACCCGGATCCGGTGGCCGCGGTACGCGATCTGGCCGCGCGCCTCGCGCCGCGGTTGCCCGGTGACAACTTCCGCGTCGAGGCCGTTGAGGCCATGACGTTCCCCGACGGCTTCGCCGATGTCGTCGTGAGCAGCGCCGTGCTGCACTTCGCCCGAGACGAGGCGCAGTTCACGGCGATGCTCGACGGCTCGTGGCGCGTGCTGAAGCCGGGAGGGATGTTCTTCTGCCGCCTGGCCTCGCTCATCGGGATCGAGCGACGGGCCCGCCCGCTCGGCGGCCGGCGGTACCTGCTGCCCGACGGCACCGAACGCTACCTCGTCGACGAAGCGATGCTGCTCGAGCTGACAGACGGACTCGGCGGCGATCTGCTCGACCCGCTGAAGACCACGGTCGTGCAGGATCAGCGGGCGATGACGACGTGGGTCGTGCGCAAGCGCACCGTTGCCCCCCGTTAG
- a CDS encoding Uma2 family endonuclease, translating to MPPFEEATVDVLYRVPEGIKAELVGGELVVMSPIGDAPGHAALRVVVSLLEYGDRTGLGRAVADPVAFIVDLPNRRSFCPDAAFHTGPSFGGRFIEGAPVFAVEVRSEGDYGQAAERAMAAKRADYFAAGTLVVWDVDVLREGVVRVYRAAAPLEPTTYTHREVAEAEPAVPGWTFPVDRLFLVER from the coding sequence ATGCCGCCATTCGAGGAAGCCACGGTCGACGTGCTGTACCGGGTGCCCGAGGGCATCAAGGCCGAGCTCGTCGGGGGGGAGCTCGTCGTCATGAGCCCGATCGGCGATGCGCCCGGCCACGCGGCGCTCCGCGTGGTGGTCAGCCTGCTCGAGTACGGCGACCGCACCGGCCTTGGGCGCGCGGTGGCCGACCCGGTGGCCTTCATCGTCGATCTGCCCAACCGGCGATCGTTCTGCCCAGACGCGGCGTTCCACACGGGTCCTTCGTTTGGCGGCCGCTTCATCGAGGGCGCTCCGGTCTTCGCGGTCGAGGTGCGAAGCGAGGGCGACTACGGCCAGGCCGCCGAGCGTGCGATGGCCGCGAAGCGCGCCGATTACTTCGCGGCGGGCACGCTGGTCGTGTGGGACGTGGACGTGCTGCGCGAGGGTGTCGTTCGGGTCTACCGGGCCGCGGCACCGCTCGAGCCGACCACGTACACGCACCGCGAGGTCGCCGAGGCCGAGCCGGCGGTCCCGGGCTGGACGTTCCCCGTCGACCGGCTGTTCCTCGTCGAGCGCTGA
- a CDS encoding glycosyltransferase family 2 protein, whose product MKLSVIIPVYNEEQTINEVIDRVWAVDLGEIEKEVIIADDGSTDATASLVDAHRYIREGLVQIRHNPINLGKGAAVRLGLSMASGDVLLIQDADLELDPQEYGRLLEPILQGQADIVYGSRFLQASSGVPWKTRWANRFLTALTNLLFLVRLTDMETAYKVFRREVLSSVRLRCVGFDFEPEITAKFLLAGFRIVEVPISYAPRRADEGKKMRWIDGVDAIYTLLKCRLTGGRY is encoded by the coding sequence ATGAAGCTCTCGGTCATCATCCCTGTTTACAACGAAGAGCAGACGATCAACGAGGTGATCGACCGGGTGTGGGCCGTCGACCTCGGCGAGATCGAGAAGGAAGTCATCATCGCCGACGACGGGTCGACCGACGCGACGGCGAGCCTCGTCGATGCGCACCGCTACATCAGGGAAGGGCTCGTCCAGATCCGCCACAACCCCATCAACCTCGGTAAGGGGGCGGCGGTGCGTCTCGGCCTCTCGATGGCGTCAGGCGACGTCCTGCTGATCCAGGACGCCGACCTCGAGCTCGACCCGCAGGAGTACGGACGCCTGCTCGAACCGATCCTGCAGGGCCAGGCGGACATCGTCTACGGGTCCCGGTTCCTGCAGGCGTCCAGCGGCGTGCCCTGGAAGACGCGCTGGGCGAACCGGTTCCTCACGGCACTCACGAACCTGCTGTTCCTCGTGCGCCTGACCGACATGGAGACGGCCTACAAGGTGTTCCGGAGGGAGGTGCTGTCGAGCGTGCGACTGCGCTGCGTCGGCTTCGACTTCGAGCCGGAGATCACGGCCAAGTTCCTGCTGGCCGGGTTCAGGATCGTCGAGGTGCCGATTTCCTACGCGCCTCGCCGGGCCGACGAGGGCAAGAAGATGCGCTGGATCGACGGCGTCGACGCCATCTACACGCTGCTCAAGTGCCGGCTGACGGGGGGACGGTACTAG
- a CDS encoding M3 family metallopeptidase produces the protein MIAIFYACVAAVAVLTPGTAIASDTTSSPNPLVVPWTGPFGGVPPFDQVKVEHFEPALEAGMSEQLAEIDAIAASADPPTFENTIAAMERAGRTLDRVRTVYGVWSATMNTADFQVVERDMAPRLAAFSDRITQNEKLFGRIAGVYATRESSGLTAEQQRLTWLYYTNFVRAGARLDAAAKARLSEINQRLAERFTTFSQNVLADETNHMLVIERASDLAGLSDAFRSAAAAAARARGLDGKWVVLNTRSSMEPFLTDSTRRDLREKVWRTYYSRGDNGDAHDNNAIITEILQLRAERAKLLGYETHAHWRLENAMAKTPEGAMALMEAVWTPAVARVREEVADMQAIADTEGAGITIAPWDYRHYAEKVRKAKYDLDENEVKPYLQLDELREGMFWVAGELLGLRFAPVDGVPVYHADVRVFEVTDAAGKHVGLFYLDPYARSGKRSGAWMSAYRSQQRFDGEVTTIVSNNSNFVKGDPILISWTDAETLFHEFGHALHGLSSNVTYPSLSGTRVARDFVEFPSQILEHWLSTPEVLNRFALHHETGKPIPADLVRKIERASTFNQGFSTVEYLASALVDMKLHLAGDRPIDPKAFERETLAALGMPAEIVMRHRTPHFTHVFASDGYSAGYYSYLWSDTLTADAFEAFTEAGGPYDRDIARRFRDRVLSVGNTVDPAEAYRAFRGRDAGIDALMRKRGFPVPAATATSAGR, from the coding sequence ATGATTGCCATCTTCTATGCGTGCGTCGCGGCGGTCGCCGTCCTCACCCCCGGGACCGCCATCGCCTCGGACACCACCAGCTCGCCCAATCCTCTCGTGGTCCCGTGGACCGGGCCGTTCGGGGGCGTCCCGCCGTTCGACCAGGTCAAGGTCGAGCACTTCGAGCCCGCGCTCGAGGCGGGGATGTCGGAGCAGCTCGCGGAAATCGACGCCATCGCGGCGTCGGCCGACCCGCCGACCTTCGAGAACACCATCGCGGCGATGGAGCGGGCGGGCCGGACGCTCGATCGCGTGCGTACCGTCTACGGCGTGTGGAGCGCGACGATGAACACGGCCGACTTCCAGGTCGTGGAGCGCGACATGGCGCCACGGCTGGCGGCGTTCAGCGATCGCATCACGCAGAACGAGAAGCTGTTCGGCCGCATCGCGGGCGTGTACGCGACGCGCGAGTCGTCCGGGCTCACGGCCGAGCAGCAGCGGCTCACGTGGCTCTACTACACCAACTTCGTGCGGGCCGGAGCCCGCCTCGACGCCGCCGCCAAGGCGCGGCTGTCGGAGATCAACCAGCGCCTGGCGGAACGCTTCACGACGTTCAGCCAGAACGTGCTGGCCGACGAGACCAATCACATGCTCGTCATCGAGAGGGCGTCCGATCTCGCCGGGTTGTCCGACGCGTTCCGATCGGCGGCCGCGGCCGCGGCCAGGGCGCGCGGCCTCGACGGCAAGTGGGTCGTGCTGAACACGCGCTCGAGCATGGAGCCGTTCCTGACCGACTCGACCCGCCGCGATCTGCGCGAGAAGGTCTGGCGCACCTACTACAGCCGCGGCGACAACGGCGACGCGCACGACAACAACGCCATCATCACCGAGATCCTGCAGCTGCGGGCCGAACGTGCGAAGCTGCTCGGCTACGAGACGCACGCGCACTGGCGTCTCGAGAACGCCATGGCGAAGACCCCCGAGGGGGCGATGGCACTGATGGAGGCCGTCTGGACGCCTGCCGTCGCCCGGGTGCGCGAGGAGGTCGCCGACATGCAGGCGATCGCCGACACGGAGGGCGCCGGCATCACGATCGCGCCGTGGGACTACCGTCACTACGCGGAGAAGGTGCGGAAGGCGAAGTACGACCTCGACGAGAACGAGGTGAAGCCGTACCTGCAGCTCGACGAGCTGCGCGAGGGCATGTTCTGGGTCGCCGGCGAGCTGCTGGGGCTCCGGTTCGCGCCGGTCGACGGCGTCCCGGTGTACCACGCCGACGTCCGCGTCTTCGAGGTCACCGACGCCGCCGGCAAGCACGTCGGTCTGTTCTACCTCGACCCGTACGCGCGATCCGGCAAGCGGTCCGGCGCGTGGATGAGCGCCTACCGCAGCCAGCAGCGGTTCGACGGCGAGGTCACGACCATCGTGTCGAACAACTCGAACTTCGTGAAGGGCGACCCCATCCTCATCAGCTGGACGGACGCCGAGACGCTGTTCCACGAGTTCGGCCACGCCCTGCACGGGCTCAGCTCCAACGTCACGTACCCGTCGCTGTCGGGCACGAGGGTCGCGCGTGACTTCGTCGAGTTCCCCTCGCAGATTCTCGAGCACTGGCTGTCGACACCCGAGGTCCTGAATCGGTTCGCGCTCCACCACGAGACGGGCAAGCCCATTCCGGCCGACCTCGTGCGGAAGATCGAGCGCGCGTCGACGTTCAACCAGGGGTTCTCGACGGTCGAGTACCTCGCGAGCGCGCTCGTCGACATGAAGCTGCACCTCGCCGGCGACCGTCCCATCGACCCGAAGGCGTTCGAGCGCGAGACGCTCGCCGCCCTGGGCATGCCGGCCGAGATCGTGATGCGCCACCGCACGCCGCACTTCACGCACGTCTTCGCCAGCGACGGCTACTCGGCGGGCTATTACAGCTACCTGTGGTCCGACACGCTGACGGCCGACGCCTTCGAGGCCTTCACCGAGGCCGGCGGCCCGTACGATCGCGACATCGCGCGGCGCTTCCGCGACCGCGTGCTGTCGGTCGGCAACACCGTGGACCCGGCCGAGGCCTACCGCGCCTTCCGTGGCCGCGACGCCGGGATCGACGCGCTCATGCGCAAGCGCGGGTTCCCGGTCCCGGCCGCCACGGCCACCAGCGCCGGGCGCTGA